In Spodoptera frugiperda isolate SF20-4 chromosome 1, AGI-APGP_CSIRO_Sfru_2.0, whole genome shotgun sequence, the following are encoded in one genomic region:
- the LOC118273367 gene encoding uncharacterized protein LOC118273367 isoform X1, translating to MYFRFYLLTFFLLVIEEKVVYSKDGLNYREAMEYVRDDDTEGEIETLSQEFARIQKNYAILHPDKYNDYKELNTRTIQHYIRMIPHIGERYKKRAAEKEHLDSFIEVMKSIKDPSLFPQFQELQAKIRQLNAKSHRTHRSK from the exons ATGTACTTTCGATTTTATTTACTCACATTT tttctctTGGTAATAGAAGAAAAGGTTGTTTATTCAAAAGATGGGTTAAATTACAGGGAAGCCA TGGAATACGTACGGGATGATGATACTGAGGGCGAAATCGAAACATTAAGccaag AATTCGCCAGAATACAGAAAAACTatg CAATATTGCATCCCGACaaatataatgattataaag AGCTAAACACCAGAACAATACAACATTATATAAGAATGATACCGCATATTGGTG AAAGATACAAGAAACGAGCTGCTg AGAAAGAACATCTCGACTCTTTCATAGAGGTTATGAAGTCAATAAAAGATCCAA GTTTATTTCCACAATTTCAAGAACTGCAAGCCAAAATCAGACAATTAAATGCGA AATCACATCGTACTCATCGTAGCAAATAG
- the LOC118273367 gene encoding uncharacterized protein LOC118273367 isoform X2 yields the protein MEYVRDDDTEGEIETLSQEFARIQKNYAILHPDKYNDYKELNTRTIQHYIRMIPHIGERYKKRAAEKEHLDSFIEVMKSIKDPSLFPQFQELQAKIRQLNAKSHRTHRSK from the exons A TGGAATACGTACGGGATGATGATACTGAGGGCGAAATCGAAACATTAAGccaag AATTCGCCAGAATACAGAAAAACTatg CAATATTGCATCCCGACaaatataatgattataaag AGCTAAACACCAGAACAATACAACATTATATAAGAATGATACCGCATATTGGTG AAAGATACAAGAAACGAGCTGCTg AGAAAGAACATCTCGACTCTTTCATAGAGGTTATGAAGTCAATAAAAGATCCAA GTTTATTTCCACAATTTCAAGAACTGCAAGCCAAAATCAGACAATTAAATGCGA AATCACATCGTACTCATCGTAGCAAATAG
- the LOC118273369 gene encoding uncharacterized protein LOC118273369 yields the protein MAVVMYSYLNFFVVLLSLNIVTCSSNSDGEFDNKAISKLVSGLSALTGGQGDGVESLLGSALEGLDLGSGSSSSSEMVQSDLDSKEIKKYFNTMAKKEEKYYKKAMQDQISEEEKNQLKYYENLLTQIKSLNV from the exons ATGGCAGTTGTAATGTACTCCtatttgaatttttttgttgtt ctactatctttaaatattgtaacCTGTAGCAGTAACTCTGATGGAGAATTTGATAACAAAGCTATATCGAAATTGG TGTCAGGGTTGTCCGCGTTAACGGGTGGCCAGGGTGATGGTGTTGAGAGTCTCCTTGGGAGCGCTCTCGAAGGATTGGACTTGGGATCGGGATCTAGTTCATCATCAGAAATGGTTCAATCTGATCTGGACAGCaaag aaataaaaaaatatttcaatactatGG ctaaaaaagaagaaaaatattacaagaaGGCCATGC aagaTCAAATAAGTGAAGAAG aaaagaATCAATTGAAATATTACGAAAACTTATTGACTCAAATTAAATCTCTGAATG tATAA